DNA from Triticum aestivum cultivar Chinese Spring chromosome 7D, IWGSC CS RefSeq v2.1, whole genome shotgun sequence:
aagttgatagtagcaattatgcggactgggtccgtaaactgaggattgtcctcattgctgcacagaaggcttatgtccttaatgcaccgctcgatgtACTGAACCTCAGCTTCGTTTGTAGATGTtgtgaaacatctgacatacacgctTTGATGACTACGTAatagttcaatgcgtaatgctaacggtttagaattgtggcaccaaagacggttttgaaacgtcgcagaacatatgagatgttccgaagactgaaattgggatttcagactagtgcccacgtcaaaaggtatgagacccctgacaagtttcttaagcctgcagactaagggagaaaatctcaatcgttgagcatgtgctcagattgtctgagtgccacaatcgcttgaatcgagtgggagttaatcttccagatgagatagtgatggttctccatagtcactaccaccaagctattagagcttcgtgatgaactatgacatatcagggatagatatgatgatccttgagctattcgcgatgtttgacaccgcgaaagtagaaatcaaataggagcatcaattgttgatggttagtaaaaccactagtttcaagaagggcaagggcaaaagggatacttcatgaaacatcaaatcatttgctgctctagtaaagaatcccaaggttgaacccaaacccgagactaagtgcttctgtaatgaggggaacggtcactgaagcggaactaccctagatacttggtagatgagaaggcaggcaaggtcgacagaagtatattggatatacattatatgaatgtgtactttactagtactccgagcagcaccagggtattagataccggttcggttgctaagtgttagtaactcgaaataaaagctgcggaataaacggagactagctaaaggtgagatgacgatatgtgttggaattgtttctaaggttgatgtgatcaagtatcgcatgctccctctaccatcgagattggtgttaaacctaaataattgttatttggtgtttgtgttgagcataaacatgattggattatgtttatcgcaatacggttattcatttaaggagaataatggttactctgtttatttgaataataccttcaatggtcttgcacctaaaatgaatctcgatcgcagtgatacacatgttcgtgccaaaagatataaaatagtaatgatagtaccacatacttgtggcactgccatttgaagtcatattggtatagaacgcatgaagaagctccatgtagatggatcgtttggactcacttgattttgaatcacttgagacatgcaaatcataccacatgggcaaggtgactgaaaggcctcgttttcagtaagatggaacaagagagcaacttgttggaagtaatacatttgatgtgtgcagtccaatgagtgctgaggcacgcagtggatatcgatatgttcttacttcacagatgatttgagtagatgctgagaatatttacttgatgaaacacaagtctgaattattgaaaggttcaagtaatttcagagtgaagttgaagatcgtcgtgacaagaggataaaatgtctatgatatgatcatagagatatctgagttacgagtttggcacacaattaagacattgtggaaagtgtttcacaattaataccgcctggaacaccacagtgtaatggtgtgtccgaacatcataactgcaccctattggatatggtgcataccatgatgtctcttatcgaattaccactatcagttatgggttaggcattagagacaaccgcattcactttaaaaggggcaccacgcaattccgttgagacgacaccgtttagagaaacctaagttgtcgtttcttaaaaagtttggggctgcttatgtgaaaaagtttcaggctgataagctcgaacccaaagcggataaatgcgtcttcatagaatacccaaaacagttgggtatacctcctatttcagatctggaagcaaaagtgattgcttctagaaacaggtcctttctcgaggaaaagtttctctcgaaagaattgagtgggaggatggtggagacttgataaggttattgaaccgtcacttcaactagtgtgtagcagggcacaggaagttgttcctgtggcacctacaccaattgaagtggaagcttatgatagtgatcatgaaacttcggatcaagtcactaccaaacctcgtaggacgacgaggatgcgtactacttcagagtaatgcgtaatcctgtcttggaagtcatgttgttggacaacgatgaacctatgagctgtggagaagcgatggtgggcccggattccgacgaatggctcgaggccatgaaatccgagatagaatccatgtatcagaacaaagcatggactttggtgaacttgcccgatgatcggcaagccattgagataaatggatctttaagaagaagacggacgtggacggtaatgttaccgtctatgaagctcgacttgtggcaaagagtattttcacaagttcaaggagttgactacgatgagattttctcatccgtagcgatgcttaagtccgtcggaatcatgttagcattagctgcatttatgaaatctggcagatggatgtcgaaacaagtttccttactagttttcgtaaggaaaggttgtatgtgatacaatcagaaaggttttgtcgatcctaaggatgctaaaaggtatgctagctccagcgatccttccatggactagagcaagcatctcggagtcagaatatacgctttgatggagtgatcaaagtttttgggtttatacaaagtttgttagaaacttgtatttacaataaagtgagtgggagcgctgcaacatttccgataagtatatgtgaatgacatattgttgatccgaaatgatgtagaatttctggaaagcataaagggttgtttgaaaggattttttcaaaggaagacttggataaagctgcttacatattgggcatcaagatctatagagatagatcaagacgcccgatgatactttcaaagaacgcacaccttgacatgattttgaaagagttcaaaatagatcagcaaagaaggagttcttggctgtgttacaaggtgtgagtattgagtaagactcaagacctgaccacagcagaagagagagaaaggacgaaggtcgtcccctatgctttagacgtaggctctacagtatgctatgatgtgtaccgcacatgaagtgtgccttgccatgagttggtcaaggggtacaatagtgatccgggaatggatcacatgacagcggtcgaacttattcttagtatctagtggactaaggaattttctcgattatggaggtgaaaaggagttcgtcgtaaagggttacgttgatgcgaactttgacactaatccggatgactctgagtagtaaaccggattcgtatagtagagcagttatttgaaatggctccaagtagtgcgtggtagcattcacaagatgacatagatattcgtaaagcacacacggatctgaaaggttcagacccgttgactaataacctctctcacaagcataacatgatcaaaccagaactcattgagtgttaatcacatagtgatgtgaactagattgttgactctagtaaactctttggatgttggtcacatggtgatgtgacctgtgagtgttaatcacatggtgatgtgaactagattattgactctagtgcaagtgggagactgttggaaatatgccctagaggcaataataaattggttattattatatttccttgttcatgataatcgtttattatccatgctagaattgtattgataggaaactcagatacatgtgtagatacatagtcaacaccatgtccctagtaagcctctagttgactagcaagttgatcaatagatggttacagtttcctgaccatggacattggatgtcgttgataacgggatcacatcattaggagaatgatgtgatggacaagacccaatcctaagcctagcacaagatcgtgtagttcgtttgctcagagcttttctaatgtcaagtatcatttccttagaccatgagattgtgcaactcccggataccgtaggaatgctttgggtgtaccaaacgtcacaacgtaactgggtggctataaaggtgcactacaggtatctccgaaagtgtctgttgggttggcacgaatcgagactgggatttgtcactccatgtaaacggagaggtatctctgggcccactcggtaggacatcatcataatgtgcacaatgtgaccaaggagttgatcacgagatgatgtgagttacggaatgagtaaagagacttgccggtaacgagattgaacaaggtatcgggatactgacgatcgaatctcgggcaagtaacataccgattgacaaagggaattgtatacgggattgattgaatccccgacatcgtggttcgtccgatgagatcatcgtggaacatgtgggagccaacatgggtatccagatcccgctgttggttattggccggagaacgtcttagtcatgtctgcatggttcccgaacccgtagggtctacacacttaaggttcgatgacgctagggttatagggaaagtatgtacgcggttaccgaatgttgttcggagtcccggatgagatcccggacgtcacgaggagttccggaatggtccggaggtaaagattgatatataggaagtgaggatttggccaccggaagtgttccgggcatcaccggtaatgtaccaggaccaccggaagggtccgggggtccaccgggaggggccaccagccccagaggcttgcgtgggccaatagtgggaagggaccagcccctaggtgggctggggcgcctcccaccaaggcccaaggcgcctcaagagaagaggggggcaaaccctagggcagatgggccctaaggcccaccccaggtgcgcctccccctctcccccttctggccgccaccctagatgggttctaggctgCCGCACCCTCTGGGGTGGGAACccgagagggggcgcagccccttcccctccccctatatatagttgaggtctaggggctgcacAATACACGAGTTATTCTCTCCCAgtcgcagccctacccctctccctcctcgtctctcgtagtgcttggcgaagccctgctggagtaccgcgctcctccaccaccaccatgccgtcgtgctgctactggacggagtcttccccaacctctccctctctccttgctgtatcaaagcgtgggagacgtcaccgggctgcacgtgtgttgaacgcggaggcaccgttcttcggtgcttagatcggaatcaaccgcgatctgaatcgctacgagtacgactccttcatccgcgttcttgcaacgcttccgcatcgcgatctacaatggtatgtagatgcactcccctttcccttgttgctagattactccatagattgatcttggtgatgcgtagaaaattttgaatttctgctacgttccccaacaagcttattggtcccggttggtgctaccaaccgggaccaaaggccctcctgcctgggctcgccggagcggccacgtggaggctcatctgtcccggtttgtataagaaccaggactaaaggcctagggcattgtAGACATGATATTTTACTTAGAAACATCATGGTAAACTTTTGACTCAGGAAAAAAAATAGTTGAAACACCTCCGGTAACTTCCGTGTAAACACCATGATAAGTTAGTACTACGGGCATGGTAACTTCTGATTAAAAAAAAGtcgtcaaaacatatcaacataggATCTTGTTTTGAAGGTCTCGTCGAGACGAATATTTTATGTGGAAACAGTTTTTTCAATCGAAGCGATGGTTTGAGCTACAAAATGTTTTAAAATTTGATTTTTGTTGGAATCTTCGCTGacgtcagcatttttgcttatcTTCGTAAACATTTGGAGGGGCTAGATCAGTCAATAATCACTCGGTTGCACCTACGCAATTCTCAGTCCACCAACACTTGACATTTGTAGTCCTCCTACCTTGTCTACGTGTTCTCTCCGCCTCTGCTTGTTTTTTCTCTTTGAGATAGCTTACTGCAAGAGGCCATGTGGTCGTGGCTTTTCCTTTTGCTTGTGGTTAGAGCATCGTCTAATTTTGTGCAAGATCGTAGTTGGAAAAAAATTCCGGTAGCCACTAGTGCATTTCCTTGTGAATTGGTACACACTTGAATTTAGATTCTCCTATAAACCAAATCGGATTTCAAACTTTTTTTTTGAAGAATCATGTGCTTTTTTTATTCCTATGAATCAAGCATCCAACTCCACAAAACATACAACCCTACCTTATTCTTGTGATTTTCTTATTCTCCATTTTCACAATCCCTCAAAACAAAGAAGGCCTTAACCGGTGGGAGAATATCTTGTGCACCGGTGCTTGTGGTGCTACCGATGCATCGAACTCAAGTTGCACATTTTAAATGtttgaaaaattatgaaaaaatgtaGCACATTCACATAACATTAATGTAGattgtcacaaaatttcaagtcaaaattTGAAACACAACTCCTAAAAAAATGACAAATTTaacactgaatagtacataacataagttgggcttaagatttggcccattatcacactgGTTTCAATTTTGTCATTTCTGTATctcaaaaaatatttcaaattttgatACGAATTTTTGTGACGACATACATTGATATTGTGTCAATCTActagaatttttttagattttttaaaaTATTGTACTGCATCCGGTGCACCAGTAGCACCACAAGTGTGGGTGCACCGGATACGTTCCCCTTAAATGGTGGGCGCACGAGGAGGAGCTCGAAACTTATCCAGGATTAGAGAAACTCTAGCCGACCCCTTAAAACCGGTTAGAGAAGTAAACACCCGGTTTAGTCCTCTAAGAGGGACCTAGCCGAACCCGTATAAGCTATAGGTGAGTGTAAATTTACTCCACCGCTCGGCAAGTAAAAATACTCCACCGCTCGGCCTTGGAGTAAAACTCCCCACGCCTCCTCTGCCTCTCCTCCTCCCCAATCCCCGCCACCTACAAATCCCCCACCACTCCCACCATGGCTGGATCTCGTGGCGCTAGTGCCCGTCGCCCATTCGCAGCACGGATCTGCACCGCCACGGGTGCAGCGCGGACGCGTCCTCCTCATGCCACCGTCGGGACGATGTTGCCCCATCCAGCAGACTCGCAAGCTTCCTCGACCTCCCGCGCTGCCTCTGCTCAGAGGAAGTACCACGGCATTCGGCAGCGGGCGTGAGGGACGTGGGTGGCCGAAATCACCGATTGGGACAACCACAAGAAGCTTTGGCTTGGGTTGTTTCACCACAGAGCTCCTCGCTCGTGAGGACGACCTTTGGTCGGTCCGGCTGCACGGCGCCGATGCCCGCTTGAACTTTGCGCGGGGCAAGATGCCGCTGCTCGATCTGCCGCTACTGAGGGTGGTGGGTGCAGCGGTGGCTCAGGAGGAATGGGAGGAGAGGGAACGGCTCATGGCGAAGGCCGCCAACTAGTCATACATGGCTGACCTCCGCCGCCAGTACCCTGAGCTAGTGGAGGCAGGGCAAAAGCTGTATGAGGAGCGAGCGGCTGGTGGGGCGAACATCGTCATCCTCTCAAGCGACTAGGAGGACGACGGTAGTAGAAGAGGCAGCAACGACGATGGCAAAGGAGGCAGCAATGACGACGGCTTCGACATCGAAGAGTGGCGAAGAACATTCCCTGGCTGCAACGACGACAACACGGGCCTAACCCCATGGTCGTGGAATCTCTAGGGTGGATTGGTTGTCCCTCGCAAAATCAGACCGTGACTAAGTTTTGGTTAGACTTAATTAAGTTTTAGTTTATGTTTAAGTTCAAGTTTTAGTATCATTTTAAACTAGACTATGTTTCGGCGGGGTAATCTAAATTATGTGTCGAATTTCGGTTCAGAAGTTTGTTTAAGTCAAATCTATGTTCATCGTCTTATCTAAATTTAATTTTTACTTCGCTAAATTTAGGGGATCAGTTAGAACCGACCAAAACTTAGTGAAGTAAATGTACTCCACTAAGATTTACCAAGCCGGATACTCCTCTATTTTTTAAGGGATCGACTAGAGTTGCTCTTGCTTCACAAAACAAGTGCTGGGGAGAAGCAGGCTAGACCCTTCCCCAAGCTTCTCacgtttgcacacaggtggccGCGAGAACAGTTCGTGCAGATCATTTTTCGAAACGGAGACAAAAGCTTAGATCCTCAATGTTGCACGTGGCTTAGATCCtcaccgcggaaaaagaactgcactgactacaagaaaaaacaaataaacaagataataaggaaataaataagcaagcaacttacgctaggctatcacggctattacacatattacatccactgggcatcaaagttcgccaccagtgcaaatatagggaacaaagtagcatataaacaccgcagcaaaacaagtccagaactgaaaccacttcagaagagttcaagaaacaatatcctgggtacccataatgctggcaagatgcttagcaagcttattaactttcttttGTTTGGCgtttaaatcctccagcacttgttgttgcaccagaaagtatgcatctgaattctgcagggacttcctcttGTCACTTCGTGCTTTGCTTCTTCGTTTAGGACTACGTGTGAAGGGTTCATTCAGCAAGGAATACAGGAAATACAAGGTGCAATTAATCATGATTTTTTTAGTGAAAGGAAGCTCAATTAATCACATGATGAACATCTACAGAACTGAGTACTCTGTAGCCATAACCTTCAATATTCTCTGGTCTATGTGGAAGGCGTGAAATGGCCTTCTTTTTATCAGGAAACAATGTACCCCTTGCAGGTTTATATGCAATGATTGTTCTTAATGCTGACAAAGTACCATAAAATTGGATAGAAGAATGAAGTTGAGATACAAGGCAAATCAATGTAGCTAAAAGACTGGTATGGTCATCTAAAGGGCCTAATAATTTTGCGGATGTGGCTTGGAAAGATACATCTGCTTTGTTCTGTTTTTTTTCAAGTTGAAAGAGTAAAGCGGCCCTTGGAGTTTTCATGCAGTGCCACAAGGgcgacaccaagcttgccttcttaGTAGAGGCAACTTCCATGGTGGCTTTTCCCTTGTAGGCTTAGGTGCAGACACTCGAGCTAGCAGCACAGGTAAAGGAAACAAATTTCTTGACAGATAGTCATGTCCTTGCCGCGGTTGCAAAAAGAAATCCAGTTAAATTCCCGGGGATTATGACGGCAAGATTCATCTTCGTCGGTTTTTCAGTTCACACCTGGAGCTAGTGCAAATGAGCTTCAACATAGGAGAGAATAATAGAATTGCTCACCGATAGGCCAGAATGCTTATAAATGGGCTAGTCAGCGGGAGGGGCGTTTTGGCTCCGGGGTGAACAGTAACACGAAAAAAATGTAAATGTTTAAAAAAATATGTTAGTGTTAGTGTCGTGTAGAGTTGAAAATTGAAAATTGGTTTGTGTTTGTGTCTGTTCAGTTTAGGAAAATTGAAAATGCCACGTAGAGTTGTCATTCTCTTAGAGGCGTCATCGTCGATCTCAGGTATCTTCCCGTTGTGTCGCGTGGACATCGGCAACAAACTTGGATCCTAACTTGAAGCTCCTTCGACTTTGATGTGGGACAATCTTGCTTGCCTCCtacctttttttttttgaggggtataCTCTTGTTGTCGGTGCGAAAGCCTGTTTTGGGAAGGAAACAAGTCGTGTGGGCCTGTGCAGGAGGTTGCACTCAGGAGCGTGGGCTGGGCCTAGAAAATCGCCCACAGACCAATGCTCGCACCATCCTTCAAATACTCCCCGCCTTGGCGCCCGAACGTAACCGTTTCAACCAACAGCTTTCGCTTCTCCGTTTCTCCCCACTCGCCGGAGCTCCAAGAAACCAAGAACCCATCATCCCCACCTCCACCGCGCAGCGCCCATCGACAGATAGAGCAGTTCCAGGACGGCCACCACGTGCGGCTGCGGAGCCGCGAGCACGGCATGTACCTGCACGCCAACAAGGACGGCCGTGGCGTCTCCCTCCGCCGGCCCCGGGCGTCGATGAACGCGGCGTGGGCGGTGCACCTGTACCAAGACGATAACGATGCCCAGTACGTGCTCCTCCACAGCGCCGCCTATGGTGGCTACCTGGCGGCCATGGACGCACCGGCGCCGCTAGGCCACTGCGGGCGCCGCGTCGAGCAGCGCGACTACGAGGAACGGGAGGAGGAGGCCGTCAGGTGGCGGCCCGTCAGGTTCGGGAGCGGGGACTACATCCTGCTCCGCCACGCCAGCGGCCGCTTCCTCCGCGCCAACGGGAAGTACCTCCCCTGGAACAACGGCGCCAGCGTCGACGACTTCGACACCGTCAGCACGATGACGCACTGGGTCGTGGAGCGCATCCCCGCCAGGGAGGGCATGCCTGAGGTGAGCCCGCTTCTTGATTCTTCCCGAATTTGCGCGAATTAGACTCTTGCATGTCAGATTGTGTTTATTTCAGTCGTCTGGGAGCAATTCATGGTTCTGTTCTTGGCATCTTGCAAAATTTGCGTTTCTTGGGAGCATTTCTTGATGTCTTCCGCTTTGCACCCTGGCAACTGCAGCTCCCCCTCGCCGGAGGCCTCGACGTCCTGTTGCCGCGGCGGTGGATCGTGTACTGAAACTGTTATTAGTCCCAAAAACAGATTACTGAAACTGCTGCTACTCTGGTTCAGTTAAGACTTGGGAGTTTGTCTGAACTGTTGTGTTTGATATAAGTAGAAGTAGTTGAATGCTAGAAAGTGGTCTGAAGCTAATTAACTGTTGGGAGAAAAACATTTCATAAACACATATTCACAACAACCTTGATTTGGAAATTATTGGTTTTGAACTGTCCATGATTTAGATGAATCCAGCTCTTCAATTTAATCTGCATGCTGTTAGCAGGAAATTTTGGAACTTGAAAACCCAAATCTGGTTCAGTTGAGTAAACAGCAAGAAACACATATTTTTGGTCTTGAACTTGTTTTGCATGTTGGTGCATACTATTTTGTGGATGGCCATGCTTGTGCTGTAAGTAGAAGTTAAATGGAAATAATGTTCAGATTTCTTCAGAGAGACACTGAATGAAACAGTTAACAGTTTGTTGGGAGAAAATCATTTACATAAGGCTCATATTCACGCTAAACCTTGATACAGAAATTTAGTTTTCCCATTTTGTACTACTTGCCGCTAGTAGAAACTTTTACATGATATTTAAGTTATTAATCTTTTCCAGTGGTTGTATTACCTTTGACATGATGCCTGACTTCCTCACTTTCTGTTCTAATTCAGCCAACGTTGAGCTGCGGTACCCGGATGTCGGTGCAGAGTAGAAACGGATAAGAGCAGGACTCCCGACCGCCGCCTCGGACACGATGACATGAGAACTCAGAACTGCATTTTGCATTGAGATATAGGTTTAGGGAAACCCCAGCAGCTCTTGTGATTCTGCTAGCTGAAACTGCATCATTTTCCAGACAGGAGGAACCTGTCTGTTTCACCCTTGTGGTTCTGAACTTTAAAACCTCTGGGAACATTGGTTCGAAATGCTTGCTTCTTATTCTGGATGCTACTTCAGCGCTGCTGCCGGGTGCATTTCTTTTAGGTGTCACAGCAGTTAATTCAGCACTCGACTTTAACTGTGCCTTTTCAGGTTTCAGTCCATCAGCAGAAAATGAATTTTTATTTTGACAGAGTTCTGAACAAAATTGTATCCCACGACACAGTAAGAATACTAGTTTCTGCAAATTACACTGTTCTCAGGTTATAGTATCCCACAGCACTATAATAATCGTGAGTCTCTCGCTACCCTCCCTGTACGCCACGGCTAGGCAAATCAACAAACACCTTACAGGCACAGCACGGCTAGTTAAAGAACACACAAAGGCCACCGATTCCCACACCTCGTTTCAATGGGGTTGCCTTCTTTTGCTTATTCAGTACCTCCTCTTCGAGTCCGTACAGAGAAAATTACACATTTGGTCCTCGAATTTGCATCGGAACTTGAGAAATACTTCAATATGGTCCTTGAATACACAAATACATAACATCTAGAGA
Protein-coding regions in this window:
- the LOC123170825 gene encoding uncharacterized protein, producing the protein MLAPSFKYSPPWRPNVTVSTNSFRFSVSPHSPELQETKNPSSPPPPRSAHRQIEQFQDGHHVRLRSREHGMYLHANKDGRGVSLRRPRASMNAAWAVHLYQDDNDAQYVLLHSAAYGGYLAAMDAPAPLGHCGRRVEQRDYEEREEEAVRWRPVRFGSGDYILLRHASGRFLRANGKYLPWNNGASVDDFDTVSTMTHWVVERIPAREGMPELPLAGGLDVLLPRRWIVY